In Microcoleus sp. FACHB-672, the genomic stretch CAGTGCGATCGCACGGGGAAAGCGTTGCGATTTCAGTAAATACTGCAACTGTATGTACGAATTCTCCTTCATCTGCCGCTCAAAGTCTGACAGTTGGTAGTTTTCTTGAAACTTTGGTTCTTTGGGAGGTTCTTTGGGAGTTACTGGGGGTGCCGCCGGCTGCCGGCGTACAGTGACCACCGGCTCTTTTTTAGCTGCCGGTGTTGTTTGCGGCTGCCTCACCACTTCGGGTTCTGGCTTCGCAACTTCTAACAGCACCTTATACGCCTCATGCAGCCGAATAAATTTCTCATGGGCAAATCGGTCGCTGGTATTTACATCCGGGTGATAAAGCCGCGCCAGACGCCGGAAAGACGCCTTCACATCCGCTTGACTCGCTTTTGAAGTCAACCCCAACAGTCGGTAGCAGTCTGCAATGTTCATTCACTTCCACGAAAAAGGCAGAATCTCTCTTTATAAAGATTCTGCCACGCTTATTTATATCTGAGAACAAATCTAACAAGGGCAACCCTTACAGGACTTGTGCTTTTGAGAAACAGGGGGAGAGAGGGAAAAATACAACCGCTCTGACCCCCCCGCCAGCCGGTGTTTTAGGCGGGACGCTCTTCAATGACTCGGTCAATTAAACCGTATTCTTTCGCCTCTTGAGCAGACATGAAATAGTCGCGGTCGGTATCCTTCTCAATTTTAGAGAGGGGTTGGCCGGTTCGCTGTACCATCATGTCATTGAGCTGCTGGCGAGTCCGGATGATCTCTCTGGCTTCAATTTCGATGTCTGAAGCTTGTCCTTGAGCACCGCCAAGGGGTTGGTGGATCATGATCCGTGCGTGGGGAAGTGCGAGTCGCTTCCCTTTGGTGCCGGCAGTGAGGAGGAACGCACCCATTGAGGCTGCCATTCCCACACAAATTGTCACCACATCTGATTTAATGTGCTGCATTGTGTCATAAATCGCCAAGCCGGCTGTTACCGAACCGCCCGGAGAATTGATGTACAAAAGAATATCTTTGCCTTGATCCTCGGAATCTAAATAAAGCATCCGAGCGATGATAGAATTTGCCACTCCATCATTCACTTCTCGACTTAGGAAAATAATTCTTTCCAGAGAAAGGCGAGTGTAGATATCAATCCACTGGGTATAAGGTTGCCCAGGGAGGCGGTAGGGAACTTGAGGAATACCAATGGGCATAGGAGTCTCTTGCTTTTAGCGGGTATACAACTCAGGCTATAGCGGGGACAGGTGTAGGCAGGTCTTTAGAACTTTCTAAAACCCGGTCGATCAAGCCATATTCTCTGGCTTGGTAGGGGGTCATATAGAACATTCTGTCCATATCTTTGGCAATTTTTTCAGCCTGCTGTTCCGTATTTTTTGCGAAAATCTCTACGATTGTCGCTTTATTTGCCAAGACTTCTTTTGCCCGAATTTGAATGTCTGTGGCTTGACCCCGTGTGCGGCTGCGAGCTTGGTGCAGAATGATCGTAGCGTGGGGCAAACTCGCTCTACATCCTTTCGTGCCGGCGGATAAAATCATTGCTGCCGTGCCCATTGCCTGACCCAAACAAATGGTATGAACGGGAGGCTTTATGTAACTAATGGTGTCACAGATAGCAAAGGCTTCTGTTTCAAAACCAATGGAATCTCCACCATACCAAGAAGTGCCGGTAGAGTTGATGTAGATATAAATAGGCTTCTCTGGGTCATCGTATTGCAAATAGAGCAATTGGGCAATAATT encodes the following:
- a CDS encoding J domain-containing protein, with amino-acid sequence MNIADCYRLLGLTSKASQADVKASFRRLARLYHPDVNTSDRFAHEKFIRLHEAYKVLLEVAKPEPEVVRQPQTTPAAKKEPVVTVRRQPAAPPVTPKEPPKEPKFQENYQLSDFERQMKENSYIQLQYLLKSQRFPRAIALVEGLAQRLPYDSEVRQWQAIAYQRWGRHLIGEKQLDKARVYLKKALRTDPHNRSLWSEVERDFRRLEKIF
- a CDS encoding ATP-dependent Clp protease proteolytic subunit; this encodes MPIGIPQVPYRLPGQPYTQWIDIYTRLSLERIIFLSREVNDGVANSIIARMLYLDSEDQGKDILLYINSPGGSVTAGLAIYDTMQHIKSDVVTICVGMAASMGAFLLTAGTKGKRLALPHARIMIHQPLGGAQGQASDIEIEAREIIRTRQQLNDMMVQRTGQPLSKIEKDTDRDYFMSAQEAKEYGLIDRVIEERPA
- a CDS encoding ATP-dependent Clp protease proteolytic subunit — encoded protein: MNSPIKAVQSTQYGDAYYRTPPPDLPSLLLKERIVYLGLPLVSPDEYKDQLGVDVTELIIAQLLYLQYDDPEKPIYIYINSTGTSWYGGDSIGFETEAFAICDTISYIKPPVHTICLGQAMGTAAMILSAGTKGCRASLPHATIILHQARSRTRGQATDIQIRAKEVLANKATIVEIFAKNTEQQAEKIAKDMDRMFYMTPYQAREYGLIDRVLESSKDLPTPVPAIA